The sequence CATTTCAGcgcacagcagagagagactgcagaggTGTGCATTTCAGCGCACAGCACCTGTGGCAGCACCTGTGGCATTCTCAGTGCAGGTGCACATACCTTTGGCCCGTTCCTTCAGAGCAGCAGCATTGGCTCTGTAAGCCGGACGACTGGAGGGACTGATTGCTGCACGCAGACAGGAAGCTGTTTGTCTCTCAACCCTTGAATGAAGTAAGATCTTCAAATATCTTTATTGACTGGCTTATTTACATAGGCCTGCAGGGCAGATAGATACTGCTCTACCCTTCAGGTAACTAGAGAAAACCTTAACATAACCATTCAAgaacatataaatatatcttAAAATGAGGCACTTTCATACACAAgttgtcctgtttttttaacactgaaaagtTGTCTGCATATTTCTGTCTCCTGGTGGCAGGAAGTAGTGTAGGGTCCGTGAGGTGATGGCTTTAGCAGAGAAACGATGGTCACACCCGTCCTCCTCACAGTGAAGTCGCTCCGCTGCAGTGTGACTCAGCACTGAAGAGGCCTTTTCAGGCCCATCGTTCACACAAGCCTTCCCGTGGGCCTGCAGTAGACACTCCCATCCTCTAGGGGGAGCCGGATCCTTGGCGTTTCCTGTACGCCGGAGCAAAGCAAGTCCATGCAaactctcctttcctctcctccctcagtctTGTGTTGGAGTCCACGTTTTTCATGTATGTCCTAAGCGTGCGTGTGAGTTTTTTGCGCACTGGTAACAGGGCTGtgctcagtgtttgtgtggtcAGAGGCACTTCTGCTGCGGGGAGTGTGATCAGTCAGGGCCGGAGAAACCCGCTGCTCGTCATCCGAGAGACCACGCCCACCAAGGCTGCTCACACGTTAAGAATCTCAAACTCTTCTTCTGATTCAAACAGCTTGTCGGTCGATTCAATGAACTctgtttcaaaagaaaaaaaacaaacttgagCTGGTCTCTCTGTTGATAGACTGCATTTATTTGGCATTTTCTCAAAACACTGGAggaactgtgaaaatgtcaacaCTATCATTAGTTTGCAGCACTTCACATGCCATAAAAATCAACTGAGATCTCCTCATAGGAAAACAGGAGTAGGGTTTCATAAATAACTCCCACTACCAACTCTGAGGTTTTTTACTCTGAACTTTCTTTGCTCCTAAGTGTGCATTTAGGAGATTTAGGAGTGATTCTCAGATGCCTTATGAATACCAGCCCTGGAACCGTTCCCCGCTCCGCCCACTGTGCCAGCACTGAGGCAGAAGATTTCGGGGCTCGGGGTTCTTACCTGCCCCTGTGGTCTGCACCTCAGGTTTGGTGGGCGGGACAAAGGGAGGCCAATGGGAGGGGTGTTTCTCCACCAGCTCGAACATGCGCAAGTTCCTCTTCTTCAGGATCTCCTGCATAGACAGACACCAGGGAATGCCACTGATTCCAGGCCTGTACACTGTTTCATGGCTCTCAGAAGACATACACAGCCAACACTCACCACCTGACTCCAGATCTGTGCAACGTTTCATCATTCTCAGCAGATACACACAGCCTAAGCTCACTAGCAGATCCCAGATCTGTACAGTTCCCTTGTTCTCCGCAGACGCACAGCCTACATTCAGTGGCATCACGTCCTACCTGCTGTACCAGACTGCACCAGCTGTCAAAGTCCTCCTCGTTCTTACAGAAGAAGCCCTGGAttgaacacaaaaaagacacactgatcattattatatttgcaTCTAACAGTCACACTGATCTTTATGGTGCGTGGATCAAATGGGCTCACTGATCTTTATGGTGTGTGGATCAAATGGGCTCACTGATCTTTATGGTGCGTGGATCAAATGGGCTCACTGATCTTTATGGTGTGTGGATCAAATGGGCTCACTGATCTTTATGGTGCGTGGATCAAATGGGCTCACTGATCTTTATGGTGCGTGGATCAAATGGGCTCACTGATCTTTACGGTGCGTGGATCAAATGGGCTCACTGATCTTTATGGTGCGTGGATCAAATGGGCTCACTGATCTTTACGGTGCGTGGATCAAATGGGCTCACTGATCTTTATGGCGTGTGGATCTCTACAGTGAGTGCAGACAGTCAGACGATTGAACGGTCAGTTGATCTGCACGGCGCTGTAACGCCCTGTGTAGCTGGTGGGCGTGTCTGATGGCACAGGGGGCGTGGCTCTCACCAGCGCCACTGAGGGGTCCAGGCTCATGGCCTTCATGCGCCGCGGGCTGCGCTGGCAGTGGTAGCTCTGGTCGTCCACGGCAACGCCAGGCTCCGCCTCCACGGCTGACTGCGTGGTGTGGGGGTCCAGGTAGATGAGCTCGTCACCTgtggggggagcagggggcagTGAGCGCACAGGTGTGGCGCCGGAACTCACTCTCCTGCAGGAGCACGCAGCGCTGACTCACCGATGAATCCGATGAAGTAGTAGGCCAGGTTGGGCTTCCCTCCCAGCACCCCCAGCGACTGCGGCATCTTAAAGCACTCCTACAGAGGCAAAGCAGAGCGCTGCGTCAGCACGCTTACAGAACGCGCTGCGTCAGCACGCTTACAGAACGCGCTGCGTCAGCACGCTTACGGAACGCGCTGCGTCAGAACGCTTACGGAACGCGCTGCGTCAGAACGCGCTGCGTCAGAACGCGCTGCGTCAGCACGCTTACATAACGCGCTTTGTCAGAACGCACTGCGTCAGCACGCTTACGGAACGCTTACAGAACGCGCTGCGTCAGCACGCTTACAGAACGCTTACAGAACGCGCTGCGTCAGCACGCTTACAGAACGCTTACGGAACGCGCTGCGTCAGCACGCTTACGGAACGCGCTGCGTCAGCACGCTTACGGAACGCGCTGCGTCAGCACGCTTACAGAACGCGCTGCGTCAGCACGCTTACAGAACGCGCTGCGTCAGAACGCTTACGGAACGCGCTGCGTCAGCACGCACTGCGTCAGCACGCTTACGGAACGCTTACGGAACGCTTACGGAACGCGCTGCGTCAGCACGCACTGCGTCAGCACGCTTACGGAACGCTTACAGAACGCTTACAGAACGCGCTGCGTCAGCACGCTTACGGAACGCGCTGCGTCAGAACACTTACAGAACGCGCTGCGTCAGCACACTTACAGAACGCACTGCGTCAGCACGCTTACGGAACGCTTACAGAACGCGCTGCGTCAGCACGCTTACAGAACGCGCTGCGTCAGCACGCTTACGGAACGCTTACAGAACGCTTACGGAGCGCTTACGGAGCGCTTACGGAACACATACGGTTGTTGCTGTAGTGTTCAGCAAGGCATTCACTGGTATTGCTCCAGTGCAACATCCACTTTAAACACAGATACCATGCAGGGGTAAACTGGCTTTAATAGTGTCAGGCCAAAAAGATGACTTTCAATTCCTCATACCTACAGTAGAGCCTGAGCCCAGCCATAAacaaatatcacattacattcattataaAACTGTTAGCTAATGGTGATGACAATCATTTTTTTGAAACTGATAAGAGTTACTGAGGAACAGTGCCAGGGCATGTCAGGCTTTTGGTTCCTTGCCTTGAGGGCCTGGATGTAGACGGGGTTGATGTGGTTTATTCCCATTCGGAGAGGTATGATCAACAGCAGGGGTCTCCACTCTGAGTGGGAGGGGGGACAGGACGTCGCACAGTTCCCGGGGGGGTGAGAGCTTCCTGTCTTCGCTGAGTCCGTGGTGCTCGATGACTCTGCCCTCCCGCATGCGCTCGGTCTCGGCCTGCCCCGGCTCGGCTGACGGCACAGCTTTTCTAGgagagaggtcaaaggtcaggtcTGCAGGAATGTCGGGTACATGGCAGATGGCAGACAGAGGCGACAGGCCATACAGCAGCCCTGCACCCAGAGGACTGCGGGATTGATCGCTGGATGGGACGTAGCTACTGCTCCTCTGAGCAAGCTACCAAACTGTACTTCTGCGGGGCTTGTCCAAGCACTTCTGTGTATTTCAATTTCATTATAAATGGACTGCGATCTTATTTAAGCCTATAAGACACAGGACGTTTTCTTCTCCTATTTTACATGTATAGTTTGTTATTGCTGGCAGTTCCTCACAGTGGTGTTTTAACTGCTCAGCAGAGTCGCATCATTCTCTGATGCCGAAAGGATCTTTAATCCTCATCTTTACACGTCTATAACAGCATAGTGTGGCTGTTTTCTGGCCGTGGATTCTGGGTGCTTGTTGAAGCATAGATGTTTGCGACTGAGACACTCACTGATATCCTCCATCACCACTGTGTTGTCCATTGACACATACACCTCCAGGGAGTTCCAGTCGTCAAACAGGGCCAGTTTCCTGGGGCGGAGGGGAAAATGGTGACTTAGCACAGCAGCGTGGttactgtacaaacacactCCTCAGCTGCGTCCTCCACGAGGGTCCTATCTCACTCTGCGTTTCCACTCAGGCCAAAAGCAAGGGTTCAATGTTTGAAAAAGCAGACTCTACAAtctcactgacactgagacagacagaggctgacACAGACGGAGACAGGAGCACTGACACcgagacagacagaggctgagACAGACGGAGacaggagcactgacactgagacagacagaggctgagACAGACGGAGacaggagcactgacactgagacagacagagactgagacagacggagacaggagcactgacactgagacagaCGGAGacaggagcactgacactgagacagagactgagacagacGGAGACAGGAGCACTGACACCGAGACAGACGGAGacaggagcactgacactgagacagacagagactgagacagacagagactgagacagacggagacaggagcactgacactgagacagacagaggctgaggcagacagagacaggagcactgacactgagacagacagaggctgagacagacagagacaggagcactgacactgagacagaaTGAAGCTGCTTACTTGAGCACTTGGGCGACTGTGTTCGGACCGTACCACTCCCCGACCGACTTCCCCTCGCCCACCCCCatctgagctgcagggagacacaAGCAGAGCGTCAGACCCCCCGTACCCGCTCTCTGAGACACgctgtatcccccccccccccccgtacccGCTCTCTGAGACGTGCTGtatccccccccaccacccgtACCCGCTCTCTGAGACGCGCTGTATCCCCCCCTCGTACCCGCTCTCTGAGACGCGCTGTATCCCCCCCTCGTACCCGCTCTCTGAGACGCGCTGTATCCCCCCCTCGTACCCGCTCTCTGAGACACGCTGtatccccccccaccacccgtACCCGCTCTCTGAGATACGCTGTATCCCCCCCCCGGGGACCCGCTCTCTGAGACGCGCTGTATCCCCCCCTCGTACCCGCTCTCTGAGACGCGCTGtatccccccccaccacccgtACCCGCTCTCTGAGACGTGCTGtatccccccccaccacccgtACCCGCTCTCTGAGACGCGCTGAATTCCCCCCCCCGTATCCGCTCTCTGAGACGTGctgtatcccccccccaccacccgtACCCGCTCTCTGAGACGTGCTGTATCCCCCCCTCGTACCCGCTCTCTGAGACGTGctgtatcccccccccaccacccgtACCCGCTCTCTGAGACGCGCTGTATCCCCCCCTCGTACCCGCTCTCTGAGACGTGCTGAATTCCCCCCCTCGTACCCACTCTCTGAGACGTGCTGTATCCCCCCCCCGTATCCGCTCTCTGAGATACGCTGTACCCCCCCCCCGGGGACCCGCTCTCTGAGACGCGCTgtatcccccctcccccagggacCCGCTCTCTGAGACGtgctgtatccccccccccccccccccatcccgccCGGGCGGCGGCCGCTCACCCATCTGGTGGATGGAGTAGCAGCTGTCCTTCCTGTCCAGGAAGCACTGCAGGATCCGTTGGTACTCCTGTGGTGGGCGTCTCTCCTTCTCCCAACGCCAGTCTGCCCCCGCCccaggaggagacagagagtcagagtCACACAGCCTCCCCATGTTTAATTTCCTGTACTTCATAACACAGGGTGACtgcctttattttcctttatttttcctgtaCTTCATAACACAGTGTGACTgcgttgtttatttttcctgtacTTCATAACACGGTGTGACTGCGTTGTTTATTTTCCTGTACTTGATAACacagtgtgactgtgttgtCCATTACTTTGGCTCATGTCTGTCTTTCCAGTGCTGGTAATGCACTCCACAGCACCAGCAACAATCAGCActatacattttattcattcagtgcACATCTCCCACCTGCAGTGCTCCCCCGACCCGCGTGGGACGCCCTCTCACCTCGGCCCAGATGCCAGCACACCAGGGCTTGCGCCAGGATCATCTGTCCACAGCGGAGCATGCAGCCCCAGCCTGCGTCCGACGAGGGCCCCGTTCCCCCTGGggccagagacacacagagcacagctgagTCACAGCACGCCTGAATCACAGCGCTCCTGAGTCACAGCGCACTTGAATCACAGCACACCTGAGTCACAGCGCGCCTGAGTCACAGCGCGCCTGAGTCACAGCGCACCTGAATCACAGCACACCTGAGTCACAGCGCGCCTGAATCACAGCGCGCCTGAGTCACAGCGCGCCTGAGTCACAGCGCGCCTGAGTCACAGCGCACCTGAATCACAGCGCGCCTGAGTCACAGCGCACCTGAATCACAGCGCGCCTGAGTCACAGCGCGCCTGAGTCACACCGCGCCTGAATCACAGCGCGCCTGAGTCACACCGCGCCTGAGTCACAGCGCGCCTGAGTCACAGCGCGCCTGAGTCACAGCGCGCCTGAGTCACAGCGCACCTGAGTCACAGCGCACCTGAATCACAGCGCGCCTGAGTCACAGCACCTGAGTCACAGCGCGCCTGAGTCACAGCGCGCCTGAGTCACAGCGCGCCTGAGTCACAGCGCCTGAGTCACAGCGCCTGagtcacagcacacacctcacacacagcgaACAGCTCAGGCAtcgagcacacacacaggcctccGATGAGAGCTTTGGGGATATGATGTTCACCTTCCTGCCTGTAATGTCAtggagggatgtgtgtgtgtgtgcgtgtgtgtgtgtgtgtgtgtgtgtgtgtgtgtgtgtgagagtgtgtgtgtgggtgtgtgtgtgagagtgtgtgcgtgcgtgtgtgtgcgtgtgtgcgtgcgtgtgtgtgtgagagtgtgtgcgtgcgtgtgtgcgtgtgtgtgtgagagtgtgtgtgtttgtgcgtgtgtgtgagtgtgtgcgtgcgtgcgtgcgtgtgtgtgtgtgtgtgcgtgtgtgtgtgtgtgagagtgtgtgcgtgcgtgtgtgtgcgtgtgtgtgtgcgtgtgcgtgtgtgtgtgtgagtgtgtgtgtttgtgcgtgtgtgcgtgcgtgtgtgtgagtgtgtgcgtgcgtgcgtgcgtgtgtgtgtgtgtgtgcgtgtgtgtgtgtgtgagagtgtgtgcgtgcgtgtgtgtgcgtgtgtgcgtgtgtgtgtgagagtgtgtgtgagagtgtgtgtgtgcgtgtgtgtgtgtgtgtgtgagagtgtgtgtgtttgtgcgtgtgtgtgtgtgtgtgcgtgtgtgtgtgcgtgcgtgtgtgtgcatgtgtgcgtgcgtgtgtgcgtgcgtgtgtgtgtgagagtgtgtgcgtgcgtgtgtgcgtgtgtgtgtgagagtgtgtgtgtttgtgcgtgtgtgcgtgcgtgtgtgtgagtgtgtgcgtgtgtgcgtgtgagtgagtgtgtgcgtgcgtgcgtgcgtgtgtgtgtgtgcgtgtgtgtgtgtgagagtgtgtgcgtgcgtgtgtgtgcatgtgtgcgtgcgtgtgtgcgtgcgtgtgtgtgtgagagtgtgtgcgtgcgtgtgtgcgtgtgtgtgtgagagtgtgtgtgtttgtgcgtgtgtgcgtgcgtgtgtgtgagtgtgtgcgtgcgtgcgtgtgtgtgtgtgtgtgcatgcgtgtgcgtgcgtgcgtgtgtgtgtgtgtgtgagagtgtgtgtgtttgtgcgtgcgtgcgtgcgcgtgcgcgtgcgcgtgcgtgtgagtgtgtgcgtgcgtgcgtgtgtgtgcgtgcgtgtgtgtgtgtgcgtgcgtgcgtgcgcgtgcgcgtgcgtgtgagtgtgtgcgtgcgtgcgtgtgtgtgcgtgcgtgtgagtgtgtgcgtgcgtgcgtgtgcgtgcgtgcgtgcgtgtgtgttttgacagcagAAACTCTGTGCTCATAGGCCAGAGGAGTACACATCAAGCACACATCTCAGCACAGGTACAGTCACTTTATTCCTGCTTCACTTACCGATGGGGGAGAATTTCTTTCTGTACGTGAACCACAGTCGCGAGCGGACGTCGGCCAGCAGTTCCGATTTCTCTGCGGACACAACATTAAAGCGTCGCTTTGCTGAATGGCCCATGCCAACACCACACTATAAGGCTTTCGCTGCTAACCTTCCACACACCCTGTTTCCACAGTGATTACGACAACTACCACACCCCTCTAATACAAAAGTatacaaaaaagacaatgttttCAGAATTGACCTCCTATTCCAcataccatcatcatcattaccatccATCACCATGACTACCACGGCCCATATGTGATGCTGAAACTACAGAGGTATCTGGTGCACGTGACTGTTCCCCTCCTCTCTTGTCGCCCCACACTGTTTCTCGCTGCGTGAATTTGCGTTGAGTGGGATGAGtccggggcggggcggggcggggcaggtcCACAAGGGCCCTGCTGCTGGCATTCTCAGCCCAGACAACACGACAGAAAGCAGGCTGGGCCTCCTGCAGGCTGGGCCTCCTGCAGGCTGGGCCTCCTGCAGGCTGGGCAGTGTGGAAGACACCGCTCAGCATGGTGGAATGTGACCCAGGCAAAACTTCCTACTGTTCATGAGGTGAGTCATGCATGTGTTTAAGATGAAAAACCAGTCAGTCCAGCCCAGTGGCACTGCActcctgcctctcacacacctacaccacAGAGCAGGGGCCTGCTGACCACACCTACTCCTCCGATCCGCTCTGCCTTCACTGCGTTTTTCACCATAATCACCATCAACACCatcaacaccatcatcatcatcatcacaatcaAGATCATCCGAACAGATTGAATCTGCCAGTGAGCCGCAACGCACTGTCCCAGAACTAACCCATCTGTGTTGGGGTGCACACTGGGATACAACAGGGTGATGAGGGTACCTGTTTTGACATTGTAGCGTTCCCCTAAAATCCACACGGGCTCTTCTGTGTCAGGCAGGTCTTCTAGAAACTCAGAGAACACGTTGATCTGGTTTTCATACTTGGCTAAAACTAGAGCAGGACAGAGACGTTAGACACTGAGCGGGCAGTGTGCATTAACTGCTACACGGGCacagaaaagaacagcacagaacatcACTCAGCCGGAGGCTCTACTCTGAGCACTGTAAGTGCCACCAGTCTTTCATATgatgataatatttttttcagttatgaggAGATGTATTTTGATGCTAACGTTGTGTTTTGCGGGTGTGCTCTGCTGGAGATGAGGCCTGAGCTGCTCTGTCTTCATGTGGCCACTAAATCTTTTGCTGTAGTTTTTGCAATGAAATAAGCTATTCTCAATTACACAATGAATGCccaaatgttcagtttttctcCCCTAGCAATACACTATTTACTAAATGACTATAGATCTTAGAATGGCTCATATATGTCTCCCCAAACCAAACATCTGACTAACTTCAGCCAATACTGTGTTACATGGAGTTAAAGCATAGTAGCAGGCTATCTGAATGATTCTATTAGCTAATGACCGTGTTAGCCTAAATACTTGATCTAACTTGACCAGCAACAGCATGCATCCAATCTTCATGACAACAGTTAAGACACATCTTTCCTGAAGAGTGCAGAACACCCTGCATCAGTTATAGGAGGAATGTTAATCCTCCACAAACGAGAAGTGACAACGTCACGAAAAGTGAAAAGTACACTTGGGAAATGAAACAAAGTAGCAACATGACAttacttaaaaaatataaatggacaGGAACTTCCCTGAATAAGGACAAAGACACTCTAAACAGTGACTTAGTGCttttatactgtaaatatataaaggCTGGCTACTCTGGTGTTCCATCCAACTAAGTTTTTCATAAAAGTGCTTTGATTTACTCTTGATAACACATAAAAGGTTGTGTAGATATTAATACACAGGCTTACTATGTGGCATAATttgtcaaatttaaaaatatctattATTGCCAATTTCAAAAATAGCATTCCATGTTTACttgtatattttacaataaatgccTCATAACATTGGTTATATACATGACAGTACATTACAGATACATGAtatacattc comes from Megalops cyprinoides isolate fMegCyp1 chromosome 3, fMegCyp1.pri, whole genome shotgun sequence and encodes:
- the atg4a gene encoding cysteine protease ATG4A isoform X1, coding for MEAVLAKYENQINVFSEFLEDLPDTEEPVWILGERYNVKTEKSELLADVRSRLWFTYRKKFSPIGGTGPSSDAGWGCMLRCGQMILAQALVCWHLGRDWRWEKERRPPQEYQRILQCFLDRKDSCYSIHQMAQMGVGEGKSVGEWYGPNTVAQVLKKLALFDDWNSLEVYVSMDNTVVMEDIKKLCRQPSRGRPRPSACGRAESSSTTDSAKTGSSHPPGNCATSCPPSHSEWRPLLLIIPLRMGINHINPVYIQALKECFKMPQSLGVLGGKPNLAYYFIGFIGDELIYLDPHTTQSAVEAEPGVAVDDQSYHCQRSPRRMKAMSLDPSVALGFFCKNEEDFDSWCSLVQQEILKKRNLRMFELVEKHPSHWPPFVPPTKPEVQTTGAEFIESTDKLFESEEEFEILNV
- the atg4a gene encoding cysteine protease ATG4A isoform X2; the protein is MEAEDLPDTEEPVWILGERYNVKTEKSELLADVRSRLWFTYRKKFSPIGGTGPSSDAGWGCMLRCGQMILAQALVCWHLGRDWRWEKERRPPQEYQRILQCFLDRKDSCYSIHQMAQMGVGEGKSVGEWYGPNTVAQVLKKLALFDDWNSLEVYVSMDNTVVMEDIKKLCRQPSRGRPRPSACGRAESSSTTDSAKTGSSHPPGNCATSCPPSHSEWRPLLLIIPLRMGINHINPVYIQALKECFKMPQSLGVLGGKPNLAYYFIGFIGDELIYLDPHTTQSAVEAEPGVAVDDQSYHCQRSPRRMKAMSLDPSVALGFFCKNEEDFDSWCSLVQQEILKKRNLRMFELVEKHPSHWPPFVPPTKPEVQTTGAEFIESTDKLFESEEEFEILNV